Genomic window (Granulicella arctica):
TGTACATGCAGAAGGCTGCGGCGATGAGGACGGTGTCATGGATCTCGAGGTCAGTCGCGCCTTCGCTGCGTGCGGCCTGTACGTCGCCGGTCGTCACCTTCTTGCCATCCTGCTGTACCTTGCCAGCGATGGTGAGCAGCGCTTTGAGCTTGGGAGTGATGGCGGCGGAGTGAAAGTCCTGCTTGACGCAGGCAACGAGAGCTTCATCGCCATCGAGATGCGCGGCGGCGATGGCGCCGTGAATGGACTGGCAATAATGACAGGTGTTCAGCGAGGAGACATAGGTTGCGATGAGCTCGCGCTCACCCTGGGTCAGGGAGTTTGGCTGGCGCAGCAGGACGTCGACGAGCTCGTTGAGGGGCTTTGAGCTTTCGGGGCGGAAGGCCATAGGGCCACGGATTCCGGGAAGGTTGGGCAGGTTGATGTGTGGCATGACGTCTCCTTTTGAGGCTGGTGAAGGTGCAAGGACGAGTACCTCTACAGCGGGCTTTCGCGCGCTGTTTCGAGGACCAGGCCTGCGTCGGCTGTCGAGAAAAAAGCGTGGGGATAGCGTGGGAGAAGCAGTTGAACGAAGGCCGCGAGAAAGAGGGGAGCGGCGAGCAGAAGAACCTTCGAGGTGAGATAGGTGCCGGCCTGATCGAAGGCGTGTCCCATCAACACTGGCCCCATGGCTCCGCCGACTGCGTAGGCTGTCCAGCTGAGGCCGTAGAGCGTTGAAAAGCGCGCACGACCGAAGTATTTCGCGATGAGATATGGAACGACATCAGCCTCACTACCAGCGCCGAAGCCGAGTAGGAAAGCTCCAAGGATGCCCATGGTGGCCGTAGCTGCATAGGCGATCGTGATGATGCCAGTTCCTGCGATGAGCAGGACAGCGAGTGAGACGAAAGGCGCGAAGATCCGATCGAGCAGATGGCCGGTGATGAGGCGGCCCACGATGCCGGAGAGCCCGAGCATGGAGAGAGCGAGGGCGGCGCTCGAAGATGTGATCGAACGACCGGTGAGGAGAGCGGCGAGATGGGCGATCGCACCATTGATGCTGAGTGCGGAGAGCATGACAGGGATCGCGATCAGCCAGAAGATACTTGTTCTCAGAACCTGACCAATTTTGAGGTTTTCAGAGACAGTGATTGGTTCGACCTTCGTGACAGGGCTGTTACGCACCATCAACGTTGTGAGCGGAATACCAAGCAGGGCAATCGCGCCAAGCACGAGGTACGCGCTGCGCCAGCCTTGTGTCGTAATCATGTGCTGGGTCAAGAGCGGAAGGAGGATCGAGCCGGTTCCACTTCCAGTCAGAACTAATGCGAGGGCGAGACCGCGCCGCTGGTCGAACCAAGTAAGCACCGCGCGCGAGTAGGCCAGCTGCGCGGTTCCGTTGCCGACGATCCCAATCACCACATACGTTGCATAGAACTGGCCGATGTGTCCCCTGAGCAAAGAGAGAGATGCCAGGGAGGACGCGAAGACGACGATAGATGGCAGGATGATTCTGCGTGGCGGAAGGCGATCGAGAAGCGATCCGATCATCGGGGAGCATGCAGCCACAGTCAGAGCGGTGATCGCGAACCCCCGCGATATGGCTTCACGCTTCCATCCAAACGACAGTTGCAACGGTGTAAGAAAGAGGCTGAAGGTGAAGGGCACGATAGCCGCAAAGCTGACCATCACGCCGACAAAGGCAGCGAAGGTGATTCGCCAGCCTGTGTAGCGCAGTGAGCTTTCGTTGAAGTCATGATCAGGCATGAACGCGGCCGCCGTCGGAAGAGATGGAGTTCTCGACGTTGCTAGATAGATCGGGCGACGCCCATTGCAGCACTAAGATAAACATCGGATCCTTTAGAAGTGACTCTCAAGAACAGGCCCGAGTGTACGTTTCTAAGCGTGCAATGCACTCCGCGCATCGATGTATTTTGATCTCATGCTTTCGGTGTAGATCCGGCTTTGCGACTAAGGGTCGCTTTCACATCGAGTTTTTTGCCCAACTGGTTGACTCTTGGAAGATCTATTTAGCGCTGTTGTAGTTCGCCGGGCATTCTGTAACAGGAGCGTAGGTCAACCGAATCGTGTTTTCGACGTTTAGTTCGGTTGTAATTCAGCGGAGCGCCGGCACAGGGCCCGAGAAGAACGGCTTACCGCCACCAAGCACAGTGGGGCGTAAGTAGATTCGATATTCATCAATTCGACCAAGCTCGATGAGCGTTCCAGCCCGACCCGGGCCTCCGACCTCAATTTCCCCAGCGAATTGTGTCTTTAGTTCGCGGATCATCCCCTCGATGTTATCGGCGACAAGCCTTGCATTGGGCTCGATTGACTTAGTAAACACGAAGACTTCGTCATCACCAAATACCTGGACGTATCGTCGCCGAAGCTGTACGAGATGTATTCGTCCGGCAAGCACATCTCCAGGGTGACCATCGATCTTATGCGAGCCTCAGGTGACACTCCGGTGAAGTATATGGTGATTGAAATGGATCAGGTCGTCATTTCGAGGGTGGCCCACGAAGGGATGATAGGCGAGAGTCGTCCGACAGAGGCTGTGTCGTTCGACTACGGCGTCATCAAGTGGACGTATATTGACCCGCTACAACGTGAAGGGAGCTAAGGCGGCAACGTAAGAGGCGGCTGGAGTCTTATCGAGAACAAGATCCCGGCCCCGTAGGTTGCGAAAGCTGAAGCTCCTCCGAAGGAGCCTGTGTCGAGCGCTAAAGCTGAACCCAAAAAGGGAATCGGTTTGGTGAAGACACCTGCCAACGCGAGTTTGCGAAAGAAGTCAGCTTAGGCGTTAAAAGGTTAGCAAAACCCGCAGTATGTTCTTTTTTGCTCGTGGTAAGGTTTCATCAGATTTGGTGCTGGGTAGGGGTGTCAGCGAGACTGGGAGACAAGAACAAGCTCATCGATCCCTTGTATTTCAGGCTAAATAGTTTATTCTACTTAGTTTAGGGGGAAGTGGTGGCGGAGAGACAGGGATTCGAACCCTGGATACCTTGCGGTATACACGCTTTCCAAGCGTGCGCCTTCAGCCACTCGGCCATCTCTCCGCAAGCGGTGACTTAGCAAATCTAACACAATCCGCAGTTCAGGGTAGTTGCGCCTCCAGGTTTTGGTGCAAGATGGGCGTGGTACTCAGATCGATTGGGATCCCCTGTCCAAGGTAGTGTGCGAGGGTCGCAGGATCTTTCCAGCGCACATTCCATCCGTCCTTGATGGCGACAAGAATATACCGGCCACGCGCGACATCGCGAAGGTGAAAGCCTCCGCTCGTATCAGTCTGCGCACGAAGTATCGTAGCGAAGCTGTCGGGACTACCCAACATTGCAGGCACCAGCAACACCATCGCACCCGGCAACGGCTTCTGCTGCAGGGTTGCGACGCCCTTCACACTTGCATGGCCTGAGACAACGCGGAACGTGAGCTGTGGGTTGCCATCATGAATGGAGATGACGTGCCCTCTGATCTCTGCATGAGTGCCCGACAGACCCAGCAGGTAATCACCCTGTGCGCTCAACACGCTGACTTCATACCTGCCAGGTTCGAGATGAACGAAACCGTCACCCCCATCACGAAATCCTCGAAAGCCTCGTGCTGGTCTCTCACCCTCGCCCTGCTCGATGGTTCTTTCGGCGATCACTGAGCCTTCACGAAGATTCCTGGCCTGTCCTTCAGGAAACACAACACTCCGACCCGTCTCCACGTTCGTGAAGCGCAGCCTTACCGGCCGTGCACCCTCCGTAAGATCAAAATGAATGGCGGTGACGATCGTAGATTCTGCAGAGTTCAGGTCCAGTGTTCGAGGCGAACCCGGTCCGATGTGCAGGATGGATGGCTGTCGTTCCGCTCCACCTGTGACCTCATAGGTCCCTGGCGCTAAACCTCCAACGTCGATCCTGCCCTGTGTATCGACTGTCGGATGAATAGGCTGATTCAGCGACGCTCCATTTGGCAATAGTTGTCGGATTTGGGGCACATTCGCACGGCGGTTATTGTCAGCTTTGCTTGCAGCGCCACTCAGATGGACCGAGGGTACTGGCGCCAGGCGTAGATCCGCTTGAAATGTGTCACCACCTATAAGCGTTACAGTGCCCGCCGCTGCCGAGTCTGTAACACTGGGGTACCAGGTCAACGGATAGGCAACATCGAGGGTACTGTCACTCGGCAGCGAAGCGTCGACACTGCTTCCGCCCTGCGAATCATTAGTGCGAACCGCACTTTCTGCATACCATGGCTGTGCCTGCACCATCACCTGATAGCGACCTGCTGCCAGGGCTGTGAACTCATAGTGCCCCAGATCATCAGGCCGCGTTGTCCCGCGTGTCTGCCAACTGACACTTACCTGGTCCGAAGGCGTTTCAGCAGCCGTGAGCAGCATCACCTGCGCACCACTGCGTACCGCTTCGCCAGCCTCGTCCAGAATGTAGCCGCTGATCGATCCATTGGATGTGATCCGGAACTTTATATCGACCGAAGGCATTGCCACGGTCAGGACTACGCCAGTGAAAAACGTGCCGTGCTCCTCGAAAGCCGCGCTTCGAAATCCTGGAGCGGTCGCAACAAGCTTCCATGTGCCAGCGCTGCTGACAGGAATGACGAAGTTACCGCTATCGTCACTGCTTGCAGATGCAGACTCACTCTCAGAGTTTCTGTTGGCATCAGCGGTCTCTTTGACAAGAGTTGCCGTGACCCGACCATGACGAACCGCGCTCCCGTCGGCGCCACTTAGAACGCCACGGATACTGTAGCTCTGCGCATGACAGATCGTGCCAACTCCGGACAGAGTTAGGAACATCAGGATGAAGGTGAGCAGGGAAGTAGAGGATCTCATCAACGCGATTCATCGAATGGTGCAAGTTCCAGATTGAGTGTGCTCTGATCGGTTGAGTTCAAAGTTACGGATCGCAGCTCGCCACCGAAAGCCGTAAGCGTCTCCTGGTCCTCAAAGTTGAGATCATGCTTGTGCTCGAAAGCAATCACTCGATATGTTCCGGGAGCGATGTTCGGACGACTATACGAACCATCTGCACTCGAATGGATCATGACGATTGGTGTGGCACTCGGTGTACTGCTGATCAGATAAATCCAGGCAGCCACGGGCCGGCCATCGTGCCGCACCGTACCCGTCAGACTGGCAGTCTTGTTGCTCGCTACGATGCGGATCGGCACAGCACCTGCTCCTGGAACAATCACCAGATCTTGCCGAAGCAAATCGCTGGTGCCATAGGTTGCAGATTGGATGAACCACGTTGCCCCTAGGGAGCGAAGTCGATAGGTTCCCGCAGCCGGGTTGAAGAAAGGCATCTGACTTCCTCTTAGCACAGGACGTTCCGAGTTGTAGGAATTATCGCCAAAGTCATCCTGCGTGCTTTCCAGCGACAGATCCAGGTCTGATACACTCGGCGGCGTGTTATTGGACGAAGCCGGATCGGATCGAAGCTCAATGGGTACAGGACTCACGAACGAGAAAAGAAGCGTCAAGCCCCCAATCTCGCGGTCACCAACAGTGATGCGTGTCTCAGCCTCCATACCGAGGTCTGCGCCCTCCTTTCTCGCTTTTACCAGGTAGGTTCCGCTTGGTATATCCATTCGAATAGAACCAGGGGTACCTGTCGGCGTTGCCCGCAAAGGAAACTCGTCGCCATCCGCATCGTAGGCCGTCATCCTCAGGTTGCCGCGGCCCGGATCAGGTTCTAGACGCGCAGTGACGGTGACGGTTCGAGCAAGTTTCGCACGCAGTTCAAAGTGCTGAGTCTCTCCACCGCGGGCAAGGACCGTACGGGCAAATCCGGATGAGCTTTGTTCAGGAAATGATAGTGGCAGCACGACTTCTGCGCGAAGCGAGGTTGCAGGGCTGAAGAGGACTCGCAATACATACTCGCCCGGGTTCACGGCCAATCGGAACGCACCATGATCGTCTGTACGGGTCACAGCAGTTTGCGTCCATCGATGGCCAAGCATGTCATACGAACTTCGTTTTGCCTGGACGAGTAAGCCAGCCAGAATCTCGCCGCTCGGCGCGGTCAGTTCTCCGGTCAGAATCGCCTCCGGGTAAATTCGAAGGTCAATCGTCGTGTCGGGAAATGGAGCATGAAGAGTTATGCTGGCTGACTCGCTCAGATCCGGGCTTGGGTAATAGCCGGGTTTCATGGCTGTGATCGTCAGACTTTGATCTTGCGCGACACATTGAAACCTCCCCTCGGAATCCGTCAAGACACCACGTCCTCCACAACGAATCAGGACGCGATTCACGGGTTGACCTGTTACAGCATTAATTGCACGGCCAGAAATGTTGGAAGTTCCAGCGTCCACACGGGGTGATGAAAGTGGCAAAGGGCTCTGTGCTTGTGAATGCCTGACGTATGCAAACGAAAGAAGTGACAAAAGGCATCCAGCCACCCGCAACGACATGTAGGAAATTGGCGGCAACACTATACGTAATCCCCAGATAGAGCAATCATAAGACGAGAGAGTCAGGGTGTGAGAGAGCAAGCGGTACCGAAAGTCTGCAGACGATAGCCGTTATGTATAGTCGATCTGTAGCGGCTCGTTAGAAATGTCATGGTCTGGCTCGTTAGAACTGTCAGGTTCTAAGGATGGCATGGATTTCTATGAGCGAGCGCGATCTGAGACGGATTGAAATATTGAGCGATGTGCGGTTTGGACGTCGGACCGTGGCTGCAGCTCAGGGCTGACCCACAAGGCGCTTCATCTGAGAGGGAGGAACCTCGATCCAATCTACAGATTAAGGTGGTATGCCGAGCGCCCCGAAAGCCGTTAAGTCCGGCAGGATCGTCGGGGAAATAGTACCCAGCCTTCATGTACGCACGAATTCCTGGCGTAAAGATTGAGGCGGAGGCGCTTGGTGGCATTCCCATTGTCATGAATATGGAGGCCTTTCGTTGTTCCAGAGTGGCGTGCATCGGGTTGTCTCCAGAGCCACCATGACTAACATCAGAGCGGTGATCCGTATGCTCTTACATCTGTACTTCCCGTTCGCGGTGTTTTCGTCCGTTTCGAAATCTGAGAGCATTTGTCGATCCGTCGTATTTACGACTTCTACAAAATCACACTTTGAAGCTGCTGGTCCGCCTATTGCTGTTTCGGGATTTTGCGCAGCGTAGTCTTCTCATGCCGCGTGTCCGGTACCGCTGCACCTATGTCACTGTGGCGACCATCCTTATCGCCATCGCCAGAAACTTTATAAGCTGGGGCATATAAATTACAGAGCTACTCCTAAGTGTTTGATGGCAGGATAGTTGAAGAGTAAAGTCGATTTCCCACCGGCTCCACCATAAAATTTTAGTTGTACCTAAAGACCGAGCGGGAGTTCTCCCGTTACGGTCTTTGTGCGTTTCGGCCAGCTAGTTTTCTGAAGATTACAAGGTGGCAGAGGATGACGGATGGAACGAGGAACGCGGGGAGCAGGATGAACGGGAAGCTGAGGATGGCGACGGTCGGCTGGTGGAAGGCGAGTTGCTGAAAGCGGAAGGGCGCTGAGAGCATGGCGCGAACAAAGGCGTTCAGGACGCTGAGGAGTGCGAGGGAGTTCCAAATCAACAGGCCTCTGCGGCCAACATGGCCTTTGCTGAAGGCCCACCAGATAAGCGGTGCTGTGAGGCCGAAGAGAATGTCGACGTTGCCTGCTTCGAAGGTCATCAGGGCGGGGACCTGCTTGTAGAGAAAGAGCCAGTAGAGATTAATCTCGACGAGGATGCGGATGGAGTGCAGGAGAACCAACCACTTGAGGTCCATAGTGTTGAAGAAACGGTGTCCTAAGGGTGCCAAAAACAGAGCGGCGATCATAAGGACTGGTGGGACGATCGCCAGAATGAGGCGGGGTGGCAGGGTGTTCGTGACCAGGTAGAAGCCGGAAAGAGCGATTTTGGACTGGATCCCCATCCATAGGATTGCACCCAGAATTGCGGGTTTTGAGGCGCGGACGGCTTTGCTGAAGAGGGCCAGTGCAACGACGACGGTCAGGAAAAAAAAAGCGATGATCGGTAGTGGCAGGGGACTCATTTGGGACCTTTCACTTGGGTGGTTTTAATCCCTGATCGTTGGGTTCCGGAATAGTATGTCGAGTGAGCATCATCACTCATGCGGGATTCGCCGTACAGCTACTTCTGCTGACGAAGGTCAGCGAGGTGACTTTTTAGCCGTGATTCAACAAAGTCCGCGGGTGCTTGTTGTAGATTGCTACAGAGATGCAGCGACTTGTTACGGGTTAGCGGCGTGCATCGGAGATAATGGTGCAACGTCAGGACGTTGATAGGAGCTTTGCAATATGCAGATAGCGATGGTTGGATTAGGGAGAATGGGCGCGAACATGGTTCGCCGTCTTCTCAGGGGCGGTCATGAGTGCGTGGTGTTCGATCGTAGCCAGGATGCGGTCGAGGGTCTGGTGAAAGAGGGCGCGACCGGCGCGACTTCGTTACAAGACATGATTGGCAAGCTGAAGACGCCGCGTGCGGTATGGTTGATGGTCCCGGCGGGCGCTGTGGATGCGACGATCGACGAGCTTCATCCGCTGCTCGAGGCGCATGACATCATCATTGATGGCGGCAACTCGCACTATGTCGATGATCTGGAGCGCGCAAAGTTTGTGGGTAAGGACGGCGTCAAGTGGGTGGACGTCGGGACGAGCGGCGGTGTTGCCGGACTCGACCGTGGCTATTGCCTGATGATTGGCGGCGAGGATGAGGCGGTCAACTATCTGGACCCGATCTTTAAGACGCTGGCCCCGGGACGTGGGACGATCGAGCGTACTCCGGGCCGCGACAAGGCTGCGGCGACGACCGCTGAGGAGGGATATCTTCACTGTGGGCCTCCGGGCGCAGGACATTTTGTGAAGATGGTCCATAACGGGATTG
Coding sequences:
- a CDS encoding carboxypeptidase-like regulatory domain-containing protein — translated: MKPGYYPSPDLSESASITLHAPFPDTTIDLRIYPEAILTGELTAPSGEILAGLLVQAKRSSYDMLGHRWTQTAVTRTDDHGAFRLAVNPGEYVLRVLFSPATSLRAEVVLPLSFPEQSSSGFARTVLARGGETQHFELRAKLARTVTVTARLEPDPGRGNLRMTAYDADGDEFPLRATPTGTPGSIRMDIPSGTYLVKARKEGADLGMEAETRITVGDREIGGLTLLFSFVSPVPIELRSDPASSNNTPPSVSDLDLSLESTQDDFGDNSYNSERPVLRGSQMPFFNPAAGTYRLRSLGATWFIQSATYGTSDLLRQDLVIVPGAGAVPIRIVASNKTASLTGTVRHDGRPVAAWIYLISSTPSATPIVMIHSSADGSYSRPNIAPGTYRVIAFEHKHDLNFEDQETLTAFGGELRSVTLNSTDQSTLNLELAPFDESR
- the gnd gene encoding phosphogluconate dehydrogenase (NAD(+)-dependent, decarboxylating) produces the protein MQIAMVGLGRMGANMVRRLLRGGHECVVFDRSQDAVEGLVKEGATGATSLQDMIGKLKTPRAVWLMVPAGAVDATIDELHPLLEAHDIIIDGGNSHYVDDLERAKFVGKDGVKWVDVGTSGGVAGLDRGYCLMIGGEDEAVNYLDPIFKTLAPGRGTIERTPGRDKAAATTAEEGYLHCGPPGAGHFVKMVHNGIEYGMMAAYAEGLNILKHANVGNTQESFDAETAPMREPDHYKYDLPIPEVAEVWRRGSVVSSWLLDLTATALVESPTLENYGGRVSDSGEGRWTSIAAIDEGVPADVLTAALFSRFTSQANGTYANKLLSAMRYQFGGHKEKKAE
- a CDS encoding carboxypeptidase-like regulatory domain-containing protein translates to MRSSTSLLTFILMFLTLSGVGTICHAQSYSIRGVLSGADGSAVRHGRVTATLVKETADANRNSESESASASSDDSGNFVIPVSSAGTWKLVATAPGFRSAAFEEHGTFFTGVVLTVAMPSVDIKFRITSNGSISGYILDEAGEAVRSGAQVMLLTAAETPSDQVSVSWQTRGTTRPDDLGHYEFTALAAGRYQVMVQAQPWYAESAVRTNDSQGGSSVDASLPSDSTLDVAYPLTWYPSVTDSAAAGTVTLIGGDTFQADLRLAPVPSVHLSGAASKADNNRRANVPQIRQLLPNGASLNQPIHPTVDTQGRIDVGGLAPGTYEVTGGAERQPSILHIGPGSPRTLDLNSAESTIVTAIHFDLTEGARPVRLRFTNVETGRSVVFPEGQARNLREGSVIAERTIEQGEGERPARGFRGFRDGGDGFVHLEPGRYEVSVLSAQGDYLLGLSGTHAEIRGHVISIHDGNPQLTFRVVSGHASVKGVATLQQKPLPGAMVLLVPAMLGSPDSFATILRAQTDTSGGFHLRDVARGRYILVAIKDGWNVRWKDPATLAHYLGQGIPIDLSTTPILHQNLEAQLP
- a CDS encoding MFS transporter, which gives rise to MPDHDFNESSLRYTGWRITFAAFVGVMVSFAAIVPFTFSLFLTPLQLSFGWKREAISRGFAITALTVAACSPMIGSLLDRLPPRRIILPSIVVFASSLASLSLLRGHIGQFYATYVVIGIVGNGTAQLAYSRAVLTWFDQRRGLALALVLTGSGTGSILLPLLTQHMITTQGWRSAYLVLGAIALLGIPLTTLMVRNSPVTKVEPITVSENLKIGQVLRTSIFWLIAIPVMLSALSINGAIAHLAALLTGRSITSSSAALALSMLGLSGIVGRLITGHLLDRIFAPFVSLAVLLIAGTGIITIAYAATATMGILGAFLLGFGAGSEADVVPYLIAKYFGRARFSTLYGLSWTAYAVGGAMGPVLMGHAFDQAGTYLTSKVLLLAAPLFLAAFVQLLLPRYPHAFFSTADAGLVLETARESPL
- a CDS encoding type VI secretion system tube protein Hcp yields the protein MYSSGKHISRVTIDLMRASGDTPVKYMVIEMDQVVISRVAHEGMIGESRPTEAVSFDYGVIKWTYIDPLQREGS
- a CDS encoding carboxymuconolactone decarboxylase family protein, yielding MPHINLPNLPGIRGPMAFRPESSKPLNELVDVLLRQPNSLTQGERELIATYVSSLNTCHYCQSIHGAIAAAHLDGDEALVACVKQDFHSAAITPKLKALLTIAGKVQQDGKKVTTGDVQAARSEGATDLEIHDTVLIAAAFCMYNRYVDGLATVQPEDPALYRERGKMVARDGYVAVNLPNVIHAEAAEMAAK
- a CDS encoding dihydrofolate reductase family protein → MFTKSIEPNARLVADNIEGMIRELKTQFAGEIEVGGPGRAGTLIELGRIDEYRIYLRPTVLGGGKPFFSGPVPALR